The Halopseudomonas sabulinigri genome window below encodes:
- a CDS encoding TonB-dependent receptor domain-containing protein, with amino-acid sequence MNKSLFLLPALLASAIAQANEAVDLPDTIVTASRQAESASDSSAATTVFTRDDIDRLQPASVADLLRRVPGMSITTTGGIGSLTSLSLRGTSATQSLVMIDGQRIGSASAGQASLEFINVDQIERIEVVRGPRSALYGSDAIGGVIQIFTRQGSDGLNPRIKLGVGSNQTYTRELGLSGGNGQTRFNLGASLNETAGIDRTRHNADGDQDRDGYRNRAYNASFAHNFTDDLEVGIRVLEQSGNTEYDLFGNPEDDFRLSTVATHLQWQVNDVWRTRVEAGHAEDKRDSNYDFFAFAYNTYRDSASWLNNLQLGERNTLQAGLDWYEDRLNSTSAFNQTERYNQAAFVQHRYDAERFSTDFGWRHDDNEQFGHENTFNAALTVPLDTNQQVIASYGEGFRAPTFNDLYTAFGANPDLQPEKSKSYELQWRGQWDDTQLQAAAYRTDIEDLILLDPFFVAQNISSARIHGLELSAGTTVLEWSTLVSATWLDPRDRESGKQLPRRPKRLLSIDTDRQFGVVGLGFSLVANSTRYNDLDNTQKLSGFGTVEARANWLMSDALRWDLKIGNAFDKDYRLANYNYNGQTYAYQNEGLTGNLALTWTPQF; translated from the coding sequence ATGAACAAGTCACTCTTTCTGCTGCCCGCGCTGCTGGCCAGCGCCATCGCCCAGGCCAACGAGGCCGTGGACCTGCCCGATACCATAGTGACCGCCTCGCGGCAGGCAGAGTCCGCCAGCGACAGCTCAGCCGCCACCACCGTGTTTACCCGTGACGACATTGATCGCCTGCAACCTGCCAGCGTCGCCGACCTGCTGCGCCGCGTTCCCGGCATGTCGATCACCACAACCGGTGGCATCGGTAGTCTGACCAGCCTGTCGCTGCGCGGTACCAGCGCCACCCAAAGTCTGGTGATGATTGACGGCCAGCGGATCGGCAGCGCCTCTGCAGGCCAAGCCAGTCTTGAATTCATCAACGTTGATCAGATCGAGCGTATCGAAGTTGTCCGCGGCCCGCGCTCGGCGCTCTATGGCTCAGACGCCATTGGCGGTGTCATTCAGATTTTCACCCGCCAGGGCAGTGATGGCCTGAACCCTCGCATCAAGCTTGGCGTCGGTAGCAACCAGACCTACACCCGTGAGTTGGGCTTGTCGGGCGGAAACGGTCAGACCCGTTTCAACCTCGGCGCCAGCCTGAATGAAACCGCCGGCATCGACCGCACTCGCCACAACGCCGACGGTGATCAGGACCGAGACGGTTATCGCAACCGCGCCTACAACGCCAGTTTCGCGCACAACTTCACCGACGATCTGGAAGTCGGCATCCGCGTACTGGAGCAAAGCGGTAATACCGAGTACGACCTGTTCGGCAACCCGGAAGACGATTTCCGCCTCAGCACCGTGGCAACCCACCTGCAATGGCAGGTCAACGATGTGTGGCGTACCCGTGTCGAGGCCGGCCATGCCGAAGACAAGCGCGACAGCAACTACGACTTTTTTGCCTTCGCCTACAATACCTACCGCGACTCCGCCAGCTGGCTGAACAACCTGCAATTGGGCGAGCGCAACACCCTGCAGGCCGGGCTGGATTGGTATGAAGACCGCCTGAACAGCACCTCGGCATTCAACCAGACCGAACGTTACAATCAGGCCGCGTTTGTGCAGCATCGCTACGATGCCGAGCGGTTCAGCACCGACTTCGGCTGGCGCCATGACGACAACGAGCAGTTCGGCCACGAAAACACCTTCAATGCCGCGCTAACGGTGCCGCTCGACACTAATCAGCAAGTGATTGCGTCCTATGGCGAAGGTTTCCGCGCACCCACCTTCAACGACCTGTACACCGCCTTCGGCGCCAATCCAGACTTGCAGCCCGAGAAATCCAAAAGCTACGAACTGCAATGGCGTGGCCAGTGGGACGATACCCAGTTGCAGGCAGCCGCCTATCGTACCGACATCGAAGACCTGATCCTGCTGGACCCTTTCTTTGTCGCGCAGAACATCAGCAGCGCTCGCATTCACGGCCTGGAGTTAAGTGCCGGCACTACAGTGCTGGAATGGAGTACGCTGGTTTCCGCCACCTGGCTCGACCCACGCGACCGCGAAAGCGGCAAGCAACTGCCGCGCCGGCCGAAACGTCTGCTGAGTATTGATACCGACCGTCAGTTCGGCGTTGTCGGCCTGGGCTTCAGCCTGGTTGCCAACAGCACCCGTTACAACGACCTGGATAACACCCAGAAGCTTTCCGGCTTCGGCACCGTAGAAGCGCGCGCCAACTGGTTGATGAGCGATGCGCTACGCTGGGACCTGAAAATCGGCAATGCCTTCGACAAGGACTACCGTCTGGCCAATTACAACTACAACGGCCAGACCTACGCCTACCAGAACGAAGGGCTGACCGGCAATCTGGCACTGACCTGGACGCCTCAGTTCTAA
- the dxs gene encoding 1-deoxy-D-xylulose-5-phosphate synthase yields MPSTFHEIPHQRPSTPLLDSLDDTAQLRELDESRLPELADELRLFLLWSVGQTGGHFGAGLGVIELTIALHYVYATPEDRLVWDVGHQAYPHKILTGRREQMASLRQKDGLAAFPRRVESPYDTFGVGHSSTSISAALGMAIAANLQGLDRRTVAVIGDGALTAGMAFEALNHASDAQANMLVVLNDNDMSISRNVGGLSNYLAKILSSRTYSHMREGSKKVLSKLPQAWELARKTEEHAKGMLVPGTLFEELGWNYIGPINGHDLPALVKTLKNMRELKGPQFLHVVTQKGKGFSPAEADPIGYHAITKLEPKPAAATGASKPKFSNIFGQWLCDMAAQDARLIGITPAMKEGSDLIAFAEQYPNRYFDVAIAEQHAVTLAAGMACEGAKPVVAIYSTFLQRAYDQVVHDVAVQNLDVLFAIDRAGLVGEDGPTHAGSFDLSFLRCLPNMVIMAPADENETRQMLSTGFLHNGPAAVRYPRGTGPGTPIDPALDTLPIGKGVVTRAGQEVAILCFGTLHQQALKAAEALNASVANMRFVKPLDTALIAELSATHKLLVTLEENTVMGGAGSAVNEWLLAEGIATPVLNLGLPDVFVEHAKPAQMLAECGLEAAGIEAAIRQRLSTLPEPDQGLDPTD; encoded by the coding sequence ATGCCCAGCACTTTCCACGAAATACCGCACCAACGCCCCAGCACCCCCCTGCTGGACAGTCTTGACGACACCGCGCAACTGCGCGAGCTGGACGAAAGCCGTCTGCCTGAACTGGCCGATGAGTTGCGGCTGTTTCTGCTCTGGAGCGTAGGCCAGACCGGCGGGCACTTTGGCGCGGGCCTGGGGGTTATCGAGCTGACCATCGCGCTGCACTATGTTTACGCCACCCCGGAGGACCGCCTGGTCTGGGATGTAGGCCACCAGGCTTACCCGCACAAGATTCTTACCGGTCGCCGCGAACAGATGGCCAGCCTGCGCCAGAAAGATGGCCTGGCCGCCTTCCCTCGCCGCGTAGAAAGCCCTTACGACACCTTTGGCGTTGGTCACTCCAGCACCTCGATCAGCGCCGCGCTGGGCATGGCGATTGCGGCCAACCTGCAGGGACTGGATCGCCGCACGGTCGCAGTCATCGGCGACGGCGCCTTGACTGCCGGCATGGCCTTTGAGGCGCTGAACCACGCCAGCGACGCCCAGGCCAACATGCTGGTAGTACTGAACGACAATGACATGTCGATCTCGCGCAACGTCGGCGGGCTGTCCAATTATCTGGCCAAGATTCTTTCCAGCCGCACCTACTCGCACATGCGTGAGGGCAGCAAGAAGGTGCTGTCGAAACTGCCGCAGGCCTGGGAACTGGCACGCAAGACCGAAGAGCACGCCAAGGGCATGCTGGTGCCGGGCACCCTGTTTGAAGAGCTGGGCTGGAATTACATCGGCCCGATCAACGGCCACGACCTGCCCGCCCTGGTAAAAACCCTGAAGAACATGCGTGAACTCAAGGGCCCGCAATTTCTCCACGTAGTCACGCAAAAAGGCAAAGGCTTCTCGCCCGCCGAGGCCGACCCGATTGGCTACCACGCGATTACCAAGCTGGAACCCAAGCCCGCCGCGGCCACCGGCGCCAGCAAGCCAAAATTCTCGAATATCTTCGGTCAGTGGTTGTGCGACATGGCCGCGCAGGACGCGCGCTTGATCGGCATCACCCCGGCGATGAAGGAAGGTTCCGACCTGATCGCCTTCGCCGAGCAGTATCCCAACCGCTACTTTGATGTTGCCATTGCCGAGCAACACGCCGTGACGCTGGCCGCCGGCATGGCCTGCGAAGGCGCCAAGCCGGTGGTGGCGATTTACTCGACCTTTCTGCAACGCGCCTACGATCAGGTTGTACACGATGTAGCCGTACAGAACCTAGATGTGCTCTTTGCTATCGACCGCGCGGGGCTGGTGGGTGAGGACGGCCCGACCCACGCCGGTAGTTTCGACCTGTCGTTCCTGCGCTGCCTGCCGAACATGGTAATCATGGCACCAGCCGATGAGAACGAAACCCGGCAGATGCTCAGCACCGGCTTTCTGCACAACGGGCCAGCGGCCGTGCGCTACCCGCGCGGTACCGGGCCGGGCACCCCCATTGACCCGGCGCTCGACACCCTGCCGATCGGCAAGGGCGTGGTCACCCGTGCGGGCCAGGAGGTGGCCATTCTCTGCTTCGGCACTCTGCATCAGCAGGCGCTCAAGGCAGCCGAAGCGTTGAATGCCAGTGTGGCCAACATGCGTTTCGTGAAGCCGCTGGATACCGCCCTGATCGCCGAGTTGAGCGCTACTCACAAGCTGCTGGTTACCCTGGAAGAGAACACTGTCATGGGCGGCGCCGGCAGTGCCGTCAATGAATGGCTGCTGGCCGAGGGGATAGCTACCCCGGTGCTCAACCTGGGGCTGCCCGATGTTTTTGTCGAGCACGCCAAACCCGCACAGATGCTGGCCGAATGTGGACTGGAAGCCGCTGGCATCGAAGCCGCCATTCGCCAGCGCCTGAGCACCCTCCCCGAGCCTGATCAAGGGCTTGACCCCACCGACTGA
- a CDS encoding polyprenyl synthetase family protein produces MSEFAAYLEACQTRINGFLLSQLDTPQLRLERLYAAMRYSVVNGGKRVRPLLCYASCEALGGDPAAANPAAGAVELVHAYSLIHDDLPAMDDDDLRRGQPTCHRAFDEATAILAGDALQALAFDWLSTLGDWQPATRLQMVQTLARAAGPQGMVGGQAIDLGAVGEKIDLATLELMHRHKTGALISASIQLGALASERASADQLQTLAVYADCIGLAFQVQDDILDIESETSVLGKRQGADIARDKPTYPALLGLEGAHRLADQLRDQAVAALQPLGAAAVHLQQLADYIVQRRF; encoded by the coding sequence ATGAGCGAGTTTGCTGCCTACCTTGAGGCCTGCCAGACGCGTATCAACGGCTTTTTGCTGAGCCAACTGGATACCCCGCAACTTCGCCTTGAGCGCCTGTATGCCGCCATGCGCTACAGCGTCGTCAACGGTGGCAAGCGTGTACGTCCACTGCTGTGCTACGCCAGCTGCGAAGCCCTCGGCGGCGACCCCGCTGCAGCCAACCCCGCCGCCGGCGCGGTTGAACTGGTGCATGCCTACTCGCTGATTCACGACGATCTGCCGGCCATGGACGACGACGACCTGCGCCGTGGCCAGCCCACCTGCCACCGCGCCTTCGACGAAGCCACCGCCATTCTTGCCGGCGACGCCCTGCAGGCGCTGGCCTTCGACTGGCTGAGCACGCTGGGTGACTGGCAGCCGGCGACTCGCCTGCAGATGGTACAGACCTTGGCCCGTGCTGCCGGCCCCCAGGGCATGGTGGGTGGCCAAGCCATCGACCTGGGCGCCGTCGGCGAGAAGATTGATCTGGCCACGCTGGAGCTGATGCATCGGCACAAGACCGGCGCGCTGATCAGCGCCAGCATTCAGCTGGGTGCCCTGGCCAGCGAACGCGCCAGTGCCGATCAACTGCAAACCCTGGCCGTGTATGCCGACTGCATTGGCCTGGCCTTTCAGGTGCAGGACGACATACTCGACATCGAAAGCGAGACCAGTGTTCTGGGCAAGCGTCAGGGCGCCGATATCGCGCGCGACAAACCCACCTACCCGGCTCTGCTGGGGCTTGAAGGTGCGCACCGACTGGCCGACCAGCTGCGCGATCAAGCCGTCGCCGCACTGCAGCCACTGGGCGCCGCGGCCGTCCACCTGCAGCAACTCGCCGACTACATAGTGCAACGCCGTTTTTAA
- a CDS encoding exodeoxyribonuclease VII small subunit, giving the protein MARKKTTVDFEQSLGELQQLVERLESGELSLEESLSAFEQGVVLTRDCQQALRQAEQKVQQLVEKNGELSTEPFDGAAE; this is encoded by the coding sequence ATGGCCCGCAAAAAAACCACCGTGGACTTTGAACAGTCATTGGGCGAGCTGCAACAGTTGGTCGAGCGACTGGAAAGCGGCGAGCTCAGCCTTGAAGAGTCTCTTAGCGCCTTCGAACAAGGTGTCGTACTCACCCGCGACTGCCAGCAGGCGCTCAGGCAGGCCGAGCAGAAAGTGCAGCAGTTGGTCGAGAAAAACGGCGAGCTGAGCACCGAACCCTTCGACGGCGCCGCTGAATGA
- a CDS encoding 16S rRNA (uracil(1498)-N(3))-methyltransferase, translating into MRVSRFYLDTPLNEGEQTLTGDVAHYIGRVLRLGPGAKVQIFNGSGQEWPGEVMAAGKREVLIKLQAAIAGLPESPLQTHLGQAMSRGERMDWAIQKAVELGVNQITPLFTERCEVKLQGERADKRQAHWQQVAVSACEQCGRSVVPAINPPTSLHDWLPALTSDLKLVLHHRTDQDLDQLPKPGSLALLIGPEGGLSADEIHLAETSGFVAARFGPRVLRTETAPVVALSMAQQRWGDF; encoded by the coding sequence ATGCGCGTTTCCCGCTTCTACCTCGACACACCGCTCAATGAAGGTGAGCAGACACTGACCGGTGACGTTGCGCATTACATCGGCCGCGTGCTGCGCCTGGGGCCGGGCGCCAAAGTGCAGATATTCAACGGCAGCGGTCAGGAATGGCCGGGCGAAGTCATGGCGGCGGGCAAGCGCGAGGTGCTGATCAAACTGCAGGCGGCGATTGCCGGCCTGCCCGAATCGCCCCTGCAGACTCACTTGGGTCAAGCGATGTCGCGCGGCGAGCGCATGGACTGGGCGATCCAAAAGGCGGTGGAGCTGGGCGTCAACCAGATCACCCCGCTGTTTACCGAACGCTGCGAGGTCAAGCTGCAGGGTGAGCGCGCCGACAAGCGCCAGGCACACTGGCAACAGGTGGCAGTGAGCGCCTGCGAGCAGTGCGGCCGCAGTGTGGTGCCCGCCATCAACCCGCCGACCAGTCTGCACGACTGGCTGCCGGCACTGACGTCTGACCTCAAACTGGTACTGCACCACCGTACCGACCAGGATCTGGACCAGTTGCCCAAGCCCGGTTCGCTGGCCCTGCTGATTGGCCCCGAAGGTGGCCTGAGCGCCGACGAGATTCACCTGGCTGAAACCAGCGGCTTCGTGGCCGCCCGCTTTGGCCCGCGCGTACTGCGTACCGAAACCGCCCCGGTAGTCGCCTTGAGCATGGCGCAACAACGCTGGGGCGACTTCTAG
- a CDS encoding adenosylmethionine--8-amino-7-oxononanoate transaminase, with protein sequence MGLNNDWMQRDISVLWHPCTQMKDHEHMPVIPVQRGEGIWLHDFEGNRYMDAVSSWWVNIFGHANPYINQRIKDQLDTLEHVILAGFSHPPVIELSERLVKMTPAPLTRCFYADNGSSCIEVALKMSFHYWLNIGKPEKKRFITLSNSYHGETLAALAVGDVALYKETYQPLLMDVITVPSPDCYDREEGESWEAHSRKMFAHMERALEQNHTEVAAVIVEPLIQCAGGMRMYHPVYLKLLREACDRYGVHLIHDEIAVGFGRTGSLFACEQAEIAPDFLCLSKALTAGYLPMAVCMTNDKIYQAFYDDYESMRAFLHSHSYTGNPLACAAALATLDLLERDNVIEANKALSAHMAKATAHFVDHPHVAEVRQTGMVLAIEMVKNKATKEAYPWQERRGIRVYQHALKNEAMLRPLGSVVYFMPPYVITPDQIDHLASVAWEGIQLATRD encoded by the coding sequence ATGGGCTTGAATAACGATTGGATGCAACGTGACATTTCGGTGTTGTGGCACCCCTGCACCCAGATGAAAGACCATGAGCACATGCCGGTGATTCCGGTGCAGCGCGGCGAGGGTATCTGGCTGCATGATTTTGAAGGCAACCGTTATATGGATGCCGTCAGCTCCTGGTGGGTCAACATCTTCGGCCACGCCAACCCCTATATAAACCAGCGCATCAAGGATCAGCTCGACACCCTGGAGCACGTAATTCTGGCCGGCTTCAGCCATCCGCCGGTGATCGAGTTGTCCGAACGCCTGGTGAAAATGACACCGGCGCCGCTAACCCGCTGCTTTTATGCCGACAACGGCTCATCCTGCATCGAAGTGGCGCTAAAAATGAGCTTCCATTACTGGCTCAACATCGGCAAGCCCGAGAAAAAGCGCTTCATCACCCTGTCCAACAGTTACCACGGCGAGACCCTGGCCGCCCTCGCCGTCGGCGACGTGGCGCTGTACAAGGAAACCTATCAGCCGCTGCTGATGGACGTGATCACCGTACCCTCACCCGACTGCTACGACCGCGAAGAGGGCGAAAGCTGGGAAGCGCACAGCCGCAAGATGTTTGCCCACATGGAGCGCGCGCTGGAGCAGAACCACACCGAGGTCGCCGCCGTTATTGTTGAGCCGCTGATTCAGTGCGCCGGTGGCATGCGCATGTATCACCCGGTCTACCTCAAGCTGCTGCGTGAGGCTTGCGACCGCTACGGCGTGCACCTGATTCACGATGAAATTGCCGTCGGCTTCGGCCGCACCGGCAGCCTGTTCGCCTGTGAGCAGGCCGAGATCGCGCCGGACTTTCTCTGCCTGTCCAAGGCGCTGACCGCTGGCTACCTGCCGATGGCGGTGTGTATGACCAACGACAAGATCTACCAGGCGTTCTACGACGACTACGAAAGCATGCGCGCCTTCCTACATTCGCACAGCTACACCGGCAACCCGCTGGCCTGCGCCGCGGCGCTGGCAACCCTCGATCTGCTGGAGCGCGACAACGTAATCGAGGCCAACAAGGCGCTGTCGGCGCACATGGCCAAGGCCACTGCGCATTTTGTGGATCATCCGCATGTTGCCGAAGTGCGCCAGACCGGCATGGTACTGGCCATCGAGATGGTCAAGAACAAGGCCACCAAGGAAGCCTATCCCTGGCAGGAACGGCGTGGCATCCGTGTCTATCAGCACGCACTGAAGAACGAGGCCATGTTGCGCCCGCTCGGCAGCGTGGTGTATTTCATGCCGCCCTACGTGATCACCCCGGACCAGATCGACCATCTTGCCAGCGTTGCCTGGGAAGGTATTCAACTGGCAACGCGGGACTGA
- the crp gene encoding cAMP-activated global transcriptional regulator CRP, whose amino-acid sequence MVSITLTPKIKNLDAFLAHCHRRRFAARSTVIHAGDQSDSLFYIIKGSVTILIEDDQGREMIIAYLNQGDFFGEMGLFDMTPATHDRTAWVRAKTECEVAEITYAKFRELNQRDPELLYAVGKQMAERLHATTRKVGDLAFLDVTGRVAGTLLDLCKQPDAMTHPDGMQIKITRQEIGRIVGCSREMVGRVLKSLEEQGLIEVKGKTMVVYGTR is encoded by the coding sequence ATGGTTTCGATCACCCTGACACCTAAAATAAAAAATCTAGATGCATTCCTTGCTCATTGTCACCGCCGCCGCTTTGCCGCGCGCAGCACAGTCATTCACGCCGGTGACCAATCCGACAGTCTGTTCTACATAATCAAAGGCTCGGTCACCATTCTGATCGAAGATGATCAGGGCCGCGAAATGATCATCGCCTACCTCAATCAGGGCGATTTTTTTGGCGAGATGGGCCTGTTCGACATGACCCCCGCGACCCACGACCGTACTGCCTGGGTGCGCGCCAAAACCGAATGCGAAGTTGCCGAAATCACCTACGCCAAATTCCGCGAACTGAACCAGCGCGACCCCGAGCTGTTGTACGCTGTGGGCAAGCAGATGGCCGAGCGCCTGCATGCGACCACACGCAAGGTCGGCGACCTGGCCTTTCTGGACGTCACCGGTCGTGTTGCCGGCACCTTGCTCGATCTTTGCAAGCAACCCGATGCCATGACCCACCCTGATGGCATGCAGATCAAGATCACCCGCCAGGAGATCGGCCGCATCGTTGGCTGTTCACGTGAAATGGTCGGCCGGGTGCTCAAGAGCCTGGAAGAACAGGGCCTGATCGAAGTCAAAGGCAAAACCATGGTGGTCTACGGCACCCGCTAA
- a CDS encoding OsmC family protein, producing MKAHIKWVDGVMFLGESGSGHTVVMDGPEESGGRNMGIRPMETVLVGLGGCASYDVVSILKKARQDIRDVHTLLDAERADSEPKVFTKIHLRFVVTGKNLKEAHVKRAVELSAEKYCSASILMGRAGVEVTHDYEIVEID from the coding sequence ATGAAAGCGCATATCAAGTGGGTAGACGGCGTCATGTTTCTGGGCGAGTCCGGCAGTGGCCACACGGTGGTGATGGACGGTCCCGAGGAGTCTGGTGGCCGCAATATGGGTATTCGCCCGATGGAAACCGTATTGGTTGGCCTCGGTGGCTGCGCCAGCTACGACGTAGTCAGTATTCTGAAGAAAGCGCGGCAGGATATTCGCGATGTGCATACCTTGCTGGATGCCGAGCGTGCTGATAGCGAGCCCAAGGTCTTTACCAAGATCCACCTGCGTTTTGTGGTTACCGGCAAAAACCTGAAGGAAGCCCACGTCAAACGCGCGGTAGAGCTGTCGGCCGAAAAATACTGCTCGGCATCGATTCTGATGGGGCGGGCCGGCGTTGAGGTAACCCACGACTACGAAATAGTCGAGATCGACTGA
- a CDS encoding DUF1145 domain-containing protein gives MRVVFLIGKLVTLAFWLVVILSLLGLVQVPDPQRLNWLALAILLIHLLEWALVGKQLKKIGEPLTQFALVMLFGVFHVKAPDTRRAVNQAL, from the coding sequence ATGCGCGTGGTATTTCTTATCGGTAAGTTAGTGACTCTGGCGTTCTGGCTGGTGGTTATCCTCAGCCTGCTTGGTCTGGTGCAGGTGCCCGACCCGCAGCGCCTCAACTGGCTGGCGCTGGCGATATTGCTGATTCACCTGCTGGAGTGGGCGCTGGTCGGCAAGCAACTGAAGAAGATCGGCGAACCACTCACGCAGTTCGCGCTGGTCATGTTGTTTGGCGTTTTCCATGTCAAGGCGCCAGATACCCGCCGTGCAGTAAATCAGGCTTTGTAA
- the coq7 gene encoding 2-polyprenyl-3-methyl-6-methoxy-1,4-benzoquinone monooxygenase, with amino-acid sequence MSTSRHYSFIDRLLNQADQSLRTLIPGAAQPNRPSPAQHLANVPMDEEERQHIAGLMRINHTGEVCAQALYQGQALTAKLPDVREKMEHAAAEEIDHLAWCEQRLTELNSGTSVFNPLFYGMSFGIGAAAGLISDRISLGFVAATEQLVERHLDDHLLQLPEEDIKSRAILEQMREDEIEHGNQALEAGGAVFPAPVKQAMTLLSKVMTKAAYKA; translated from the coding sequence ATGAGTACATCACGCCATTACAGTTTTATCGACCGCCTGCTGAACCAGGCTGATCAGTCACTGCGCACGCTGATTCCGGGCGCAGCGCAGCCAAATCGACCATCACCGGCCCAGCACCTGGCCAATGTGCCCATGGACGAGGAAGAGCGCCAGCACATCGCCGGCCTGATGCGTATCAACCACACCGGCGAAGTCTGCGCCCAGGCGCTGTATCAGGGTCAGGCGCTGACTGCCAAACTGCCGGATGTGCGCGAGAAGATGGAGCACGCGGCGGCCGAAGAGATCGACCACCTGGCCTGGTGCGAGCAACGCTTGACCGAACTGAACAGCGGCACCAGCGTGTTCAATCCGCTGTTCTACGGTATGTCGTTCGGCATTGGGGCCGCCGCCGGCCTCATCAGCGATCGCATCAGCCTGGGCTTTGTCGCTGCCACCGAGCAACTGGTGGAACGTCACCTTGATGACCACCTGCTGCAGCTGCCGGAGGAGGACATCAAGTCACGGGCGATTCTGGAGCAGATGCGCGAAGATGAAATCGAGCACGGCAATCAGGCATTGGAGGCAGGGGGCGCGGTATTTCCGGCGCCGGTCAAGCAGGCCATGACCCTGTTATCCAAGGTCATGACCAAGGCAGCTTACAAAGCCTGA
- a CDS encoding histidine triad nucleotide-binding protein, translated as MDCLFCKIIDGKIPSKKIYEDEQCFAFHDINPQAPVHFLVIPKKHIATLNDLTAEDSATVGHLVFTAQKLANELGCEAGFRTVFNCNEQGGQTVYHIHLHVLGQRQMSWPPG; from the coding sequence GTGGACTGCCTGTTCTGCAAGATCATCGACGGCAAGATTCCGTCCAAGAAGATATACGAAGACGAGCAGTGTTTCGCCTTCCATGACATCAATCCGCAAGCCCCGGTGCATTTTCTGGTTATCCCGAAGAAGCACATCGCGACCCTGAATGATCTGACCGCCGAAGACAGCGCCACCGTCGGCCACCTGGTATTCACCGCTCAGAAGCTGGCGAACGAGTTGGGCTGTGAAGCAGGCTTTCGTACCGTATTCAATTGCAACGAACAGGGCGGCCAGACGGTCTACCATATTCACCTGCACGTACTGGGGCAGCGGCAGATGAGCTGGCCGCCGGGCTAA